CTACAGGCGCATGCTTTACAACTCGAAACTTATTTTCGGACGAGATTCTACAGCCGCATTGATTGCAAAGGACTAAAACTAAAAACTAAAGAGGTTGGTGCTGAATACAAAGTGATACCGTGATCCCATGTTTCGCTCGCATGACTAATTAATATCAGTACTCAGTCTCGCGCGCTCCTATTTTTTCAATATAAACTATGGCGGTTAGAGCGAGAGCGTTGTACGACTTTAGTTCCGAAAATCCAGGAGAGATATCGATTACTGAGAACGAAGTTGTTACTTTGTACAGCGAACAAGATGTCGAGGGATGGTTAGAGGGGACTAACAGCAGAGGGGAGACTGGTCTTTTTCCAGCCTCATATGTGGAGATTCTCACAAATGATTCATCTGACATCTCCTCCAACAACAATGGCATGTCGGCAGATCATGGTCAAGCCGAGTTGCCATCAAGTGGATATGATTCATCATACCATTCCCAGTCCCACTCTCGTGCTGAGAGCATTACAGTCCCGAACCCTTCCCACTCTGCTTATCCTGTGCAAACTCCACAGCACCACAGTTACCCGACCAGTCAAGGTAGCGATGACGACTGGGATGATGACTGGGATGACAGCTCGACTGTGGCGGATGAACCTGGAACGATACATGACAATGATGGAACTAGTTCCACAGCATACACGGTCACTACCAGTTTACCTGAGAGACGTAGCAGTGCCCAAGCCAAAAGTTCAGCCACAGTGGGTAAAAACCTCAACAGGTTTTCAACCTTTGTGAAATCAGGTGGAGAGGCTTTTGTGTTGGGCGAGGCGGCTGCCTTTGTCAAGGACGGGGACAAGATCTGTGTTGTCATGGGCCAGTATGGGCCAGAGTGGCAAGAAGACCCATATCCATTTGCCTGCTCTATCGATGACCCCACCAAACAGACTAAATTCAAAGGCATGAAGAGTTACATGTCATACAGACTAACTCCCTCTCATACCCAGAGCCAGGTGAATAGAAGGTACAAGCACTTTGACTGGCTCTATGCCCGCCTAGTGGAACGATTCCCTGTCATATCAGTCCCCCATCTGCCCGAGAAACAGGCCACGGGGCGCTTCGAACAGGACTTTGTCTCCAAGCGCAGAAAAGGTTTAATATGGTGGATGAACCACATGACGAGCCATCCTGTCCTGGCCAGGTGTGACGTCTTCCAGCACTTCCTCACCTGCCCCAGCACAGACGAGAAGACGTGGAAGATGGGCAAGCGAAAGGCGGAGAAGGATGAGTTGACTGGCGCTAACTTCTTCCTGACCATCTCCACCCCGGCCGTTCCACTGGACCTACAGGAGGTGGAGAGCAAAATAGACGGTTTCAAAGCCTTCACCAAGAAGATGGATGAGAATTGTCTGTTAGTCAACGCTACCATCAACGAGTTCGCCAGGAAGCAGATCACCGGCTTCAAGAAAGAGTATCAGAAAGTGGGCCAGTCCTTCAAACTGCTGGGCCAAGCCTTTGAGATGGACCAACAGGCCTATTCCGTAGGACTGAACCGTGCCATAGCATTCACAGGCGAGGCCTACGAGGTTATAGGAGACTACTTTGCCGAGCAGCCCAGACAGGATTTGGACCCCATATCGGACCTGCTGGACCTGTACAAGGGACACCTGGCCAACTACCCTGATATCATCCATGTTCAGAAAGGTACAGTATGGTGTCACAGCTGTCTCTGGTCTATGCCATATAAATGCCATAGTCCATAGACCAGTCCCCTCTGACCATGGCCATTTGAATGTAGCCTCATAGGTATTTGATTTCTTTGGTCACTACCCTCATAGGGGTCATGTCACGCGGATGTTATGTTAATGATGAGCAAAAACAAATGTTGCTCTGGCATTCCGTGAAATCCCTTGCATCGAGATCCTTTACGTTTTTAATGTTACGTCAGTTCATGTGACATTTATTTCtttaacctttctttaactaggca
The DNA window shown above is from Oncorhynchus tshawytscha isolate Ot180627B linkage group LG20, Otsh_v2.0, whole genome shotgun sequence and carries:
- the LOC112219689 gene encoding sorting nexin-18, yielding MAVRARALYDFSSENPGEISITENEVVTLYSEQDVEGWLEGTNSRGETGLFPASYVEILTNDSSDISSNNNGMSADHGQAELPSSGYDSSYHSQSHSRAESITVPNPSHSAYPVQTPQHHSYPTSQGSDDDWDDDWDDSSTVADEPGTIHDNDGTSSTAYTVTTSLPERRSSAQAKSSATVGKNLNRFSTFVKSGGEAFVLGEAAAFVKDGDKICVVMGQYGPEWQEDPYPFACSIDDPTKQTKFKGMKSYMSYRLTPSHTQSQVNRRYKHFDWLYARLVERFPVISVPHLPEKQATGRFEQDFVSKRRKGLIWWMNHMTSHPVLARCDVFQHFLTCPSTDEKTWKMGKRKAEKDELTGANFFLTISTPAVPLDLQEVESKIDGFKAFTKKMDENCLLVNATINEFARKQITGFKKEYQKVGQSFKLLGQAFEMDQQAYSVGLNRAIAFTGEAYEVIGDYFAEQPRQDLDPISDLLDLYKGHLANYPDIIHVQKGALTKVKECQKQEGEGSTINERCNIISCATLAEIQHFHRTRVRDFKSQMQHHLQQQISFFQKITGKLEEALQKYDEYII